In Papaver somniferum cultivar HN1 chromosome 9, ASM357369v1, whole genome shotgun sequence, the genomic stretch TTTTCTCGCTGCTCTTGCATTGTTTATTCATAATTGTTTTCTTTCAATCGCAGCATCGAGACTCAAGTTGGAATTTTGATTTGTTGTGGTACctggtgaagaaaatggattATCTGGAGGGGGTTGAGATGATTGAGATGGTTGTGAACTTGGAGTTGAAGGAGAAGAATTGTATTATGACCTTTCAGGTACATGCTGCAAATTTGATAACACATCTGGATTTTATCCAAgcaacactttcaaaatatgataacaactttcataagcaaaattttccCCATGCTTGTGGTGCCAATAACTTTGACACTTTCGTTCCACATCAACATCGGCAAGAGCGCTCGCTCGATCACGAACGACTTGCATTATAGCAACAACATACAAGACAACCTGAGCGTTAATTGTAACCAACCGACCCGATAATCCATTTGCATCATGATCGTTGATGTTCACTGTTTCTTCAATAAATTTATGAAATATGTTATCCACAACTTGTTACTTGGTTGTTGGGCATCACTGATAGTATCTTATGTAAAGTACAGTttctgcaaatgctttcatcttcgGATAtggtaaattttgcacccttgTTCATTTGAGAATCATATTGAGAATCTATATTCAAAAAATTACATAATAGTAGTGAACTGTAGAGAAGATGAgagttggatgatgaaatttgtGTTAAATTATCACAAATGTGAGTAGTGAGAAGAGTAGAGAagatgtgagttgaaatgaaactggaattgggtatttataagatGATGGATTTATGGCCGTTGGGTCACATATACTTAGCGGTGTAATCTGCACCAGACGGTCGAGTCTAGAGCTGTCAACGGGGAAAACTAGGGTCAACCCTGCCCTAGCTTGACAAGCCATGGACGGGTTAGGGTCAACTCTAGCCTTAGTAATGTTCATGTACAAgcccaaaaccccaaccctagccctagacgaGTTGCGGGTTGGCTTGTCAAATGGGGTGGCTGAAACGTAAAATTACTTAAACGTATAAAAAACTAGTGGGCAGAGGGATTCGAACTCATCCCATCTTGTTCATATCTAAAAACTATATCCACTCTTCCATTTCGTGGTTGATGATAACTTTTGCTTGTTATCTTATATATAATGGTATATTTATGTTGGTCAATGTTTTCCAAAACGCTAAGAAAGCACCCACTACTCCGTAACcctaaatcaaataaaatttggtattaaatcatttaaggaatatatgaactttgatttctagcaaaaaaaaactttaaaatcATCCTAAAATTCCTAAATTAGTAACTTAAAATTCTTAAATTAGTAACTCACACGAaattgacgggttgacgggtaacccgtGGATTgaccctagcccggcttgtttttaCTAGGACAGATATGACAACCCTAACCCGCCTTGTTTAGACAACAGGCCAAGCCgagccgggttgaaacaagccaaGCTAGGTCCAACCCGCAAGTCGGGTTAGAAATTGACAGCTCTAGTCGAGTCTTTACAGCTAGCGGCTTATACTAAGCCGCTCTGTAGAGACTTAACCTCTCCTGGCTACCACTTTGCGATCCCCGTAGTGAGTGCAAAAGTGGTAAACCTGGGGCTTTGTCATGCCTATAAAAACCGGCATTAGGATCACATGATATGCCCTACACGAGGTTTCTATTGTTTACCTACGTCCCGGAACGGCCCATTCCAGTCCAGCCCAAACAAAATACTTAGGGCAGGTAACCGACGTGTCAATCCATGTTGTCGGAATCAATCATCTCAAATGTTCTTTGGCCCGTGTGAAAAGAGATAAGGTTATTCGACAGTGAAAAAGTACGGGATATTTACTACTAACTGGGTTTAAGTCCACGCTTAAAAACCTACTCCTCCTATACTAAAACCCTTTCAATATCTCCTCTTTTATTTCTCTCTCCTCAATACACAGAGAAGACTCTCTACTGGGTAAGAGAGAGGAAAAACAGCGCCTCCATCGATATTTCAAATATCCATCCATCTTCTCATTAATCAGAAaaaggaaaaaccctaatttgtttcaATGGATTCTTCTCAGCTTCAGCAAGCGCAGATTGCTGCAATCTTAGGTCCTGATTCAACTCactttgaaaccctagtttctcaTCTTATGGCAACAGGAAATCAACAAAGATCAGAAGCTGAATCTCTATTCAATATCTGCAAACAAGACCATCCAGATGCTTTATCTCTTAAACTTGCTCATCTACTTCAATATTCTCCACATGTCGAAGCTAGAGCTATGGCCGCAATTCTTCTTAGGAAACAACTTACTCGGGATGATTCTTACTTATGGCCTCGTCTTTCACAACAAACACAATCAGCTCTTAAATCTCAACTTCTAATGTGTGTTCAAAATGAAGAAGCAAAACAAATCTCGAAGAAGTTATGCGATACGGTTTCTGAGCTTGCTGCTGGTATTTTGCCTGAAAATCAATGGCCAGAATTACTTCCTTTTATGTTTCAATGCGTTACTTCTGATATTCCACGTCTTCAAGAGTCTTCATTATTGATGTTTGCTCAGTTGTCACAGCACATTGGAGATACCCTTATTCCACACATTGATACTCTTCATAGAGTGTTTTTACAGTGTTTGGCTTCTTCTTCTAATCCGGATGTTCGAATTGCTGCTCTTGGAGCTTCCATTAATTTTGTGCAGTGTTTGACGAGTCTCTCTGATAGGGATAAGTTTCAAGATCTTTTGccagtgatgatgaagacattgaccGAGGCGTTGAATTCTGGTCAAGAGGCGACTGCCCAAGAAGCACTGGAGTTGTTGATTGAGCTGGCTGGAACAGAGCCAAAGTTCCTAAGGCGGCAACTAGTGGATGTTGTGGGATCTATGCTGCAGATTGCTGAGGCAGAATCATTGGAGGAGGGCACTAGGCATCTTGCAATTGAGTTTGTGATTACTCTTGCCGAGGCGAGGGAAAGGGCTCCCGGTATGATGAGGAAATTGCCGCAGTTTATTAGTAGATTGTTTGCGATTCTGATGAAGATGTTGCTTGATATTGAGGATGATCCCGTGTGGCATAAGGCTGAtactgaagaagaggaggatgctgGTGAGACTAGCAATTACAGCGTAGGACAAGAGTGTCTAGACAGACTTTCCATTGCTTTGGGTGGGAATACAATTGTTCCTGTTGCTTCCGAGCTTTTGCCAGTATTTTTAGCTGCACCAGAGTGGCAAAAACACCATGCTGCCCTTATTGCCCTTGCTCAAATTGCAGAAGGCTGCTCAAAGGTATTAAGAGTCCATTCATTCTATATCACTGTGAAGTTTGAACTATTTCTGATCGATTTATGATGGGTGAGTTTGGTTATTGACATATTGAGATGTGAAGCTTCTTGTGTTTACATGTTGGTTCTGTTTGCTGAAATTGTAGTTTCTTTTGTAGGCTGTTTATTTTCTCGTTATATATTCTTAGTCGGTGTGTTTCCAACTGCATTTCTTGCTCAGTTATCGTGTTTCATGTTacaatgttcttttttttttcttctgcgaTTCAGGTAATGACGAAAAATTTGGAGCAAGTGGTCAACATGGTTTTGAACTCATTTCATGATCCTCATCCTCGTGCTAGATGGGCAGCTATTAATGCGATTGGGCAGTTATCTACGGATTTGGGTCCTGATTTGCAATTACAGTACCATCAAAGGGTGCTACCAGCACTTGCATCAGCCATGGAtgattttcagaatcctcgagtTCAGGTTAGTGGGTTCTTgacttgtttctttttttttggtgcaGTTTACCACATTACTTCGCCTTTCTTGCAAATTTCCCTCAAACTGTAGCTGCTCGGTGTCACTTAATCACTAGTTCACTTTTCCCGTAGCTGTTCCTACTAACTACTGTAGGGAATGTGTAAGATGGATCAGTAAAGCAGCACATGCAATGGCTTGTAAAAGAATTTATTGAATAAAGAAGTTTTAGTGAAGTAGTAGGAGGTTATATGGAATAGGTTTATCATCACTCCATTGGACACTATTCTGTTGAGGAGCAATAAAGGGGGTTATTGGTAACTTCCAATCTTTACAAGAATTTAATTAATTGCTGAAATCAGAACAAGACTTGTATTTGTCGGATCATATTGTCAAACTGAGTACACTCGCAGGTAGTTTGTACTTGTATATTTTGTATGAGTTCCGCTCCCTCAAGCACTGGGTAGTGATAATTTTGTTGTGTTTGCACACTTATGTGTTTCTTCGTATGAAACACCTTTTTTTGTAtctctttcttatttttatattcttaCAGGCGCATGCTGCTTCAGCGGTCCTGAACTTCAGCGAGAATTGCACCCCAGATATTTTAACACCTTATTTAGATGGAATAGTGAGCAAACTGCTTGTCCTCTTACAGGTACGCTGTATTATCAATTCCCAactctgtcttttttttttttgttttttgttgccATGCAAAGGTGTAAAAATAAGATCATTTGATGTCTGCAATGCAGAATGGAAAGCAAATGGTGCAGGAGGGAGCTTTGACAGCTCTAGCATCAGTAGCTGATTCATCACAGGTACCTTATGGGTTCTGCTTCCTCTGTTATCTTATGTTTCACTTGTGGCATCTGTCTCTGCTTGACGTTTTACGTGTATCTGTAGGAGCAATTTCAAAAATATTATGATGCTGTCATGCCTTATCTCAAAGCTATCTTGTTGAATGCCACTGACAAGTCTAATCGTATGCTCCGTGCCAAATCTATGGAGTGCATTAGTTTGGTTGGAATGGCTGTTGGGAAGGACAAGTTTAGAGATGATGCTAAGCAGGTTAGTACAAATAACTAGATATCTATACTATGTATGCTTTCAGTTAAAATAGGAGTTCCTTTCTCCTCGTCCTTGCAACCATTTATACTGCTTTAGCAGTCTTCCCAAGATGCACTCAGCCAACTGCTTCAGGTAATCAACTTCATTGGAAACACGCTATGGTGGCAGTCCACTGGTTACCATCCATCCACTACATCAGCAGTCACATGCAGTTACATTTACATTTTGTCATATCTCTTTAATCATTTTTCCACATCTTTCTATCTTTGATCATCTGTGTTTTATCCTTAAAGCAAAAGTGGTTTACCTTCTTTCTTATCGGTTATTAGAGGAACTATAATAAATTGGCATGCACAATCTGCGCCCTCGTTTGGAGATTTTTCCAAGTCACTTTCTCCAATGCTTTCTGTAATGTGGCTGACTACCACATATGTACTCTTCTTGCTGTTTCTTCAACTTTAAAGGATATCCATGTACCAAACTCTTCtttattcattttctttttttgttatatCATCTTTGTTTCTTGTCTCATGCAAGGTTATGGAAGTTCTCATGACACTGCAAGGAGCAGAGTTGGACACAGATGATCCCACAATTAGTTACATGCTGCAAGTATGCTCTTTTTCATTACAGTTGTCTTAATCTTGCTTAGATCATGCACCTTTTTGTAAATAGTTTAACCATGTAAATAAATTTACTTCATAATCGAATTGCAGGCGTGGGCGAGACTCTGCAAGTGCTTAGGACAAGATTTTCTCCCTTACATGAGTGTTGTCATGCCCCCATTGCTTCACTCTGCTCAACTTAAACCTGATGTAACCATTACCTCTGCAGACTCGGATGATGATATAGATCAATCAGACGATGAAAGGTCTGGTTTTTCGGTTTTGAACGTTTAATATAATATGTCAGTTTGGTGAGTCGTGCTTGAAAATGATTTGATAATTTAGTTTAAAATATGTCCTGCTCTTCAttttcgtcttcatcttcatcatttacCATGATATATCAACTACGAAGCTGGAAACAAAGATACTTAAAAGCGGTAGATTCTAAGTGTGATGCAGCTCATGTTTTTTGCAAGATGTTTTGGATGTTCAAATAGAAATACTGAATCTCTCCTATTTGAAAGGTGTAATTGCCTGTACTATTGGTTTATTTTTGGAGTTAAAGGTATTAATAGTCTCCTGGAGGTGACATAGATTTGACTACAACCCACCTTTAGAATATATTTTGCCTGATCTGTCCAAGAGTTTATGGGATGAAAAATTCTTGTTGACGGAGTTTCATTATTGTTGGATTTTCAAGTGCACGTAACCACTCCTGTGTGTGTAATGTTCTGTTTCTTTCTGTGGATCGTTTTTCTTAAGCATTAATTATCATAGGCTAGTTGTTCTGAGTGAGGAGAGGTAAATTTTAGCAAGATACTTCATTGAAAAGTCTTGTTGCTTAATTTAAGGAATGCATTTCTACTGCAGTATCGAAACAATTACCCTTGGAGATAAGAGGATTGGAATTAAGACTAGTGTGTTGGAAGAAAAAGCTACCGCGTGCAACATGTTATGCTGCTATGCAGATGAGTTGAAAGAGGGGTTCTACCCATGGATTGATCAGGTTTGTCAGGATTCCCATTATATTCGTAATGTATGCTTCTCTAATATTACAAGTGTAATTATATTTTTCTCTTGTAAAATTGCAGGTTGCTCCTATTTTAGTTCcacttttgaaattttattttcatgaagaAGTTAGGAAGGCTGCAGTTTCAGGTATTAGCACGAATCATAATGTTTTCATCTTTAGTGTCTTTTTTATTGGTGTAGTTGAAGAGCATTTTATATATGTATGTCATACGgtccttttcatttttctggAAGGTTTAATTTTATACTTGTTTATCCAGCTATGCCTGAGCTTCTACGCTCAGCCAAATTAGCTGTGGAGAAGGGGCAAGCTCAAGGTCGTAATGAGACCTATGTTAAGCAGTTATCTGATTATATTGTACCAGCCTTGGTGGAAGCTCTTCACAAGGTCAGCCTACTGTTCTATTTCAAAATAGTAACACTTTTGACCCTGTTGGTCCATTACCTTGCCTTTTCTTTTCACTTGGCCGTATCATTAGGTTATGCAAGTTTATGTGAATTGCAAATGGTTTCGCAGGAGCCCGAAACAGAAATTTGTGCAAGCATGTTGGATGCGTTAAATGAATGTGTACAGGTATGTCgtgtccgtttttttttttttttttaatttatttatttattattattttttttaatttcaaattttgCACTGAAAGCCAAACATTATAACACTTCAATGATATTGACAGTCCTGCTCTTAGAATTTATTTATGCACCACTTCAATCTCAGTCTGATACTGAATAAGcaaacaaaactacctagttaaaAAAGATCCATAGTCCATGAAAAGCTACCCAAAATGGCCCCATGACAGATTATAAATAATCTTCTCTGCAATGCTAACTATTTTCGTTGCTCAGTAAGCAGAATGTGTAAGCTtactgcatcaaaaaaaaaaaaaaatctatcatggggttatttgtttattgttttaaTTCGGTTTTGGACAATCTTGATGTTTGATACCGGGAAGAATTTCGCTTGTTGTTCATTTTGGTAACATTTGTATCCAGCAGCTTAGTTTATTCTTTTGTATTGAGTTgaaagggaaaaataataaaccaAGATAGTTCCATTTTCCTGACCATGAGTTGGATCGACCCTTTGTAATTCTTGATAATTTCAAGTTACGGATCCTAACAATTCCTCATTTTCAGGTTTCTGGAACACTCCTTGATGAGAGTCAAGTAAGATCCATTGTGGATGGAATAAAGGAGGTAATTACCGCTAGCTCAACAAGAAGACGAGAAAGGGCAGAGAGGACCCAAGCAGAGGATTTCGATGCAGAGGAAGGGGAACTGCTCAAAGAAGAaaatgagcaagaagaagaagtgttTGATCAAGTTTGTTTTCAGGGCACTTGGTCTATACTGCAGTAGCTTTAGTTGAATAAACTTTGATTCTGTTTCTAatcatgtatttttccttttcttcatcCAGGTTGGTGATTTGTTGGGAACTTTGATCAAAACATTTAAAGTCTCTTTTCTGCCCTTCTTTGATGAACTTTCATCATATCTAACACCTATGTGGGTAAGTTGTTTACTGGAGACATTTGCAGTATCTAGCCATTTGCTAAAATATGTTGTGGTTTTTGACATCATCGAAGTTTGCATAAGTTGTACCTAGCACTTATTTGGAGTCCGAGTCTTTCATTTTCTGTTTTATGTTCTGATTCTTCCGATATACAGGGTAAGGATAAAACAGCTGAAGAGAGAAGGGTTGCTATCTGCATTTTTGATGATGTTGCTGAGCAGTGTCATGAAGCTGCTCTCAAGTAAGCACCATATAATAAGGTTCAATTTTGAATGTTGAGATTACATTTTagtcaaatttatttattttacatttTGCTGACACAGATATTACGATACTTATCTTCCGTTCCTATTGGAGGCTTGCAACGATGAGAATTCAGATGTTCGCCAGGTTCGTTATTTATCGAGTCCCGTTGCAGTTTCTATCTCTTCTTTTTATATGGATCTCATATAATATGCAATACGATTTTCAGGCTGCTGTATATGGAGTTGGTGTTTGCGCAGAGTTTGGTGGAGCACCGTTCAAACCTCTAGTAGGAGGTAACTTACTTTTACTGCACATTCTATAAACTATTGGCTGTGGGTTCTTAATATGAACAAGAATAATTGTTGGTAATAAGATAAAGAAAAGCGTACTGACTTGTATTGGTAATTCCATTTCAGAGGCCCTTTCCAGGCTAAATGTTGTGATTAGGCATCCAAATGCACTATCTACAGACAATGTTATGGCGTATGACAATGCTGTTTCAGCTGTTGGGAAAATATGCCGGTACCATCGTGACAGCATTGATTCATCTCAGGTATTAATTAAGATCATGGAAGAGTTTGGTCCTTCTCGTTGATGCTTGATTGTGCTTGTTTTTAATGGCGCAAAAACTTATCTCAGCTATTCTGTTCGGCTCATAACTCGAGTTTTTTTTATCTAGACCATTTATGTTTGATAAACATTGTTCGGCTCATAACTCGAGTTTTTTTTATCTAGACCAGTTATGTTTGATAAACAGAATTGGTTGATTTTTACTATAGGGCGGAATCAAGTGTAGGATTTCAGAGACATAACATATGCATGTTGTTCTGTTGTCTGGCAGGTTGTCCCTGCCTGGTTAAGTTGCTTGCCAATCAAGGGTGATTTAATTGAGGCCAAACTTGTTCATGACCAGCTTTGTTCAATGGTCGAGGGGTAAGGACATCGTTATCACAATTGTATTTCTTTAGATTCCCAactttttgttatttccatgttaGTGTGTTTCCTTGTTTCGAATGTGTATCATATTGATGATTCAATTTTCTCAATTGGCATATATTAACAGGTCGGATAGAGACCTTCTGGGCCCTAATAACCAGTATCTTCCTAAAATTGTTTCGGTCTTTGTGGAGGTAAATTCTCCTTGTATACATATTTTTACTGGTGCATGCTAGTCTAAATTCATTTACCAGAGATATCTTAAACTATAATTCTACTGTATCCATTTCTAAGTTATATCCGGCTGACCAAACGTAAAAATGAGAAGAACAGTTAATATATTAATatctaaatttttttatttttggggaTTCACATTAGGTTCTATGTGCGGGTAAGGATTTGGCAACAGATCAAACTTCCAGCCGTATGATAGTTTTACTGAGGCAACTTCAACAAACGTTACCACCTGACACTCTGGCACAAGCCTGGTCATCCTTGCAGCCGCAACAACAGCTTGCATTGCAATCGATGCTCTCATCGTAGTTCCTTGCTAGGGTCGGTCACAGAGAAATGCTGATTGGTTCGTTTGTGTCTATTACCCATTCTTTTTTGCCTATTGTATCCTATTTCCATCGGTTTTCTATTTTTCTGGCAATTGCTGTCCTGTTTGGTTGAGGTTCCTTTGTGCGGGTGAAACGATACAAGTTTTCTTGTATTGTGTATATTTCTGAGAGATTTCTTGATTTTGGTGTGGCTACGTGCCAACTTAAGTATGTGCACTAAAACAGTCAAGCACCTGATGGTGGTGGTATTTTTGCTTCTTCAACAGCGCTTTCACTATTGTATTTCAGTTTTCACATATCCTATTATCACCATATATACAGACATTAAAAGTGAAATGAGTTATGACAGTGCAATTGGACACACGGATTGGCAGCTTTggattgtttatttttgttttcatgtcTTTAAAATTTAGTTATAGAAAAGATCATCCTTTTTGCTTTTAGTTGATTCATAGTCTAGAGAAAACGAATTTCTGGACTCCACTGTGAATCCCACAGCAGAAGATATACTGTGGCCAGGTATCCCCATCAACTATCCGGATTCCTGATGAAGTTGGGATTTCCCTAATTGTGTCAAGTGTGAGATGCCTATACTCTCCCATGGTCTACATCAGTTGAGGGAGATGTCCAAGGAGAACTTGGCTTGCACAATTTCCTACCAATCTAGGAAAAAAAAGACAAATAGTATTACGTTTCCAAAGTAAtattaacaataataataaaagtaAGTACTGCTAAACAAGAGATCGTTCATATATAGCATTGTCCAAGCAAAGCCTAAGATCTTAACAAGGCTATGACCGGCCATCATATTAGCAAATAATAGGATTCCCAAGCTTAATGCTCGAAAACAATAAGAGATTAGCTCAAGGAGTACTAAGAAGGGGGCTAATGCGAGAGGGACTCCTGCAGGTAGCAAGAAGCTTAAGAAATGAAGCCCGTTCCTCTGAAATCCCACGATTGTGATCCCGATGAAGATCGAAAACGAGAGACCCAAAGTGACGAGGAAATGACTTGTCACTGTGAAGTTATAAGGTATCATACTCTGTAGATTACAA encodes the following:
- the LOC113308417 gene encoding importin-5-like, encoding MDSSQLQQAQIAAILGPDSTHFETLVSHLMATGNQQRSEAESLFNICKQDHPDALSLKLAHLLQYSPHVEARAMAAILLRKQLTRDDSYLWPRLSQQTQSALKSQLLMCVQNEEAKQISKKLCDTVSELAAGILPENQWPELLPFMFQCVTSDIPRLQESSLLMFAQLSQHIGDTLIPHIDTLHRVFLQCLASSSNPDVRIAALGASINFVQCLTSLSDRDKFQDLLPVMMKTLTEALNSGQEATAQEALELLIELAGTEPKFLRRQLVDVVGSMLQIAEAESLEEGTRHLAIEFVITLAEARERAPGMMRKLPQFISRLFAILMKMLLDIEDDPVWHKADTEEEEDAGETSNYSVGQECLDRLSIALGGNTIVPVASELLPVFLAAPEWQKHHAALIALAQIAEGCSKVMTKNLEQVVNMVLNSFHDPHPRARWAAINAIGQLSTDLGPDLQLQYHQRVLPALASAMDDFQNPRVQAHAASAVLNFSENCTPDILTPYLDGIVSKLLVLLQNGKQMVQEGALTALASVADSSQEQFQKYYDAVMPYLKAILLNATDKSNRMLRAKSMECISLVGMAVGKDKFRDDAKQVMEVLMTLQGAELDTDDPTISYMLQAWARLCKCLGQDFLPYMSVVMPPLLHSAQLKPDVTITSADSDDDIDQSDDESIETITLGDKRIGIKTSVLEEKATACNMLCCYADELKEGFYPWIDQVAPILVPLLKFYFHEEVRKAAVSAMPELLRSAKLAVEKGQAQGRNETYVKQLSDYIVPALVEALHKEPETEICASMLDALNECVQVSGTLLDESQVRSIVDGIKEVITASSTRRRERAERTQAEDFDAEEGELLKEENEQEEEVFDQVGDLLGTLIKTFKVSFLPFFDELSSYLTPMWGKDKTAEERRVAICIFDDVAEQCHEAALKYYDTYLPFLLEACNDENSDVRQAAVYGVGVCAEFGGAPFKPLVGEALSRLNVVIRHPNALSTDNVMAYDNAVSAVGKICRYHRDSIDSSQVVPAWLSCLPIKGDLIEAKLVHDQLCSMVEGSDRDLLGPNNQYLPKIVSVFVEVLCAGKDLATDQTSSRMIVLLRQLQQTLPPDTLAQAWSSLQPQQQLALQSMLSS